GTCGGGCGTAAGGTATATCCTGCGTTACGATGATCCCGAGATGCCGGAAGCGGCAAACATCGGCCAGATGGCGGGATTTTTCGGCACCGATAAGCCGCTTCCCGGGATTGCCCATTTTGAGGGAGAGTTGGTCGGCGCCGCCGTAGCGGCCGATACGGAGTCCATCGCGGAGGAGGCGCTCTCACTGATCGAGGTCGAGTGGGAGGAACGTCCTTTCAATCTCGATGTGGAGAAGGCAGCCGAAGCGGATGCGCCGCTGTCCTACCCGGAACGCTACGCAGACGCGAACCACTGGAACAAGGGTATCATCGATACACTGATAAAGGGTGATGTGAAGAAGGGATTTGCCGAAGCAGATAAGGTTGTGGAATTCAGGATCGTGCGCCGCCTTCATACCGGAATGGGCCCCGAGCGCCAGTGCGGAGTGTTCAAGTGGAACGGGGATTGCCCCGAGGTATGGCTTAAGCAACAGAGGGCGCATCTGCCCAAATATCAAATCTCCAGCTGGTATGGCGGTGTACCTATGGATAAAATTCAACTCCATATGCCCTATCAGGGGGGGAGTTTCGGAGGCTGGACCTGTGCCGAATCGTTAATGGGGCCGCACTATTGTGCCGGCCTGGTGGCAAAGAGAACAAGAAAGCCGGTGAAATATATCCTGAACCGCAGGGAGGATTTTAACGTCGGCTCTATGGACGCAGGGACCTATTTAATTAAGGTCGGCTTTAAAAATGACGGCACCATCACCGCCGTCGATGGCACCCTCTATAACCTTAACGCATACATGCCGATTTTTTTCCCGGCTCTTCATATAAATGAGAATACGCGGGTCCCAAATATAAATTCTCAAGTTAAATCTGTATGGGTCAATAAGCCTGAGACTGTTCCCACGCGCTGCGAACTGCTGCCGCCTTGTCTTTCCTTTACCATGATTATGGACCGCGTCGCGGCTGAACTTGATATGGATCCGATCGAGGTTGCACTTAAAAACGACGGCGCCGAACAACATGACATGGCCTGGCTTAACGAGGAGAAAAAACGGCGAGGTTTTGAAGCGCGAGACAGCCTCAAAGAATGCATCGAGAAAGGTAAAGCCGAGTTTAAATGGGATGAATCCTGGCACAAGGCCGGAACACGAAAGCTCCCCAACGGTAGGATGCACGGCGTTGGCTTCACCTGGACACAGGAGTGGGGTGACTCGCTTGGCAGCGGCGAAGTTGCCATACGCATAGAACGAAAAGACGGGACTGCCACCATACTATCCATGGGTTGCGACCAGGGTGTCAATGCAGAGGAATCCTACTGTCAGATCGTAGCGGATGAGCTCGGCTTCCGTCTCGAGGATGTGCATTATAACCAGCAGGTTGATCCGGGCTTTTACAGGATGACCCCCGGTTCTTCAACCAACATGTCCATTAACGGTTGGGCGGTGCGTCATGCGGCCAGGATTTTAAAGCAAAGGATACTGGAAGCGGTCACCAGCCCTACATCTGTAACCCAGCGAGGCAGCTTTGCACCGATGTTGCCCGATACTAAACCGGAAGACCTGGATATACAAAATAGCCTGATTATCCATAAATCCGATCCTTCCATACAAATACCCGTATCCGACGTCCCCAAACGCGGTAGCCTTGCCGGATCGATGTCCGAGGCCGAGGCCTTCGGCGTAAGGAACTCCTGGGTACAACCGCTGTTTGCCGATGCTTTTCATGTACAGCACGGCGGGGTCAATCCTAATAATCCCAGGCCCCACTTATGCCGCCAGGCCCATTTCATGGAGGTCGAGGTCGATACTGAAACAGGCGAGGTTTTCGTCACCCGCATCGTGAATGTCAACGACATAGGCAAGGCCATCAACCCAATGAGTTGCTGGGGTCAGCAGTACGGCGGCAGCATCATGGGCGTAAGCCGCGGCAAATTAGAGGAAATGATATATGATCCGGTAACCGGTGTGATGCTCAACGGGAACCTGCTCGACTACAAGATCGCCGGCATCAAGGATATCGGACCGATCGGCACCATATTGGTGGAGACCGGCATGGGCTACGGACCATATGGGCTCGTGGGCATAGGCGAGGATATCGCTACGGTTATGCCGGGATTGCTGGCGCCTGCTATCTACAACGCCATACGGGTCTGGATCGAAGACTTCCCGATTACACCTGACAAAGTACTGAATGCACTGGGGAAACTATAATCAGAGAATAAGCTTAGAAAGAGGAGGACGAGAACTTGAGTAAAGAAACCAGGACTTTCACCTGCCCCTACTGCGGGGATTCGCATGATACGCAGGACGGGCTGAAAAGCCATGTCTTCAAATCGCACAAGGGACGCGGCCTGCCCACAGCGGAAGGCCGCATCAAACTGATTATCAATAAGGCAGAGCACTCCTTCCTGGTGGAGCCCAACTGGACCCTCTACTACCTCATCCACGACGTGCTCGGCCTGACGGGCTCCAAGCAGTTCTGCGACCGCGGCGCCTGCAGCTCATGCACCATGATCGTGGACGGTAAACCCGTCCTCTCCTGCATGATGCTGGCCATCGAGTGCGACGGCAAGACCGTCGAGACCGTCGAGGGCATCGCCGCCGACGGCCATCCCCTGATCGAAGCATACGTGAACAACCACGCCATGCAGTGCGGCTACTGCACACCCGGCTTCGTGGTCGCCTCCAAGGCGCTGCTGGACCGCAACCAGGACCCGACCGAGGAGGAGGTTATGGCTGCTCTCTCGGGCAACCTCTGCCGCTGCGGCACCTATCCTCAGCATCCCATAGCCGTCAAAGAGGCCGCCGCAAAAATGAAGGCGGCGAAATAAGGGGGTTATCGTGAAGAATTTTAAACACTTCAACGCATACAGTGTGGACGAGGCCGTGGCCCTCATGGGCCGCTACGGTGAACGCGCCGCCGTCATCGCAGGCGGCACCGATATCCTGGGCAAGATGAAGGACTCCATCCTGCCCGCCTACCCGGAAGCCCTCATTAACATCAAGACCATACAGGGGCTGAGCGACATCAAGGAGTCGGGCGGCATGCTCAACATCGGCGCGCTGGCCCTGCTGGCCGATATCGCCGCCGATCCCGTCATCAAGTCCAAAT
The DNA window shown above is from Dehalococcoidia bacterium and carries:
- a CDS encoding xanthine dehydrogenase family protein molybdopterin-binding subunit; the encoded protein is MTRQSEIEKERMQEMFDNLGSDRYPLKEYKSIGRKLPRKLDGPPKASGEAAYTMDIQLPGMLYMRFLTSPHAHAKILKMDTGKAEKLSGVRYILRYDDPEMPEAANIGQMAGFFGTDKPLPGIAHFEGELVGAAVAADTESIAEEALSLIEVEWEERPFNLDVEKAAEADAPLSYPERYADANHWNKGIIDTLIKGDVKKGFAEADKVVEFRIVRRLHTGMGPERQCGVFKWNGDCPEVWLKQQRAHLPKYQISSWYGGVPMDKIQLHMPYQGGSFGGWTCAESLMGPHYCAGLVAKRTRKPVKYILNRREDFNVGSMDAGTYLIKVGFKNDGTITAVDGTLYNLNAYMPIFFPALHINENTRVPNINSQVKSVWVNKPETVPTRCELLPPCLSFTMIMDRVAAELDMDPIEVALKNDGAEQHDMAWLNEEKKRRGFEARDSLKECIEKGKAEFKWDESWHKAGTRKLPNGRMHGVGFTWTQEWGDSLGSGEVAIRIERKDGTATILSMGCDQGVNAEESYCQIVADELGFRLEDVHYNQQVDPGFYRMTPGSSTNMSINGWAVRHAARILKQRILEAVTSPTSVTQRGSFAPMLPDTKPEDLDIQNSLIIHKSDPSIQIPVSDVPKRGSLAGSMSEAEAFGVRNSWVQPLFADAFHVQHGGVNPNNPRPHLCRQAHFMEVEVDTETGEVFVTRIVNVNDIGKAINPMSCWGQQYGGSIMGVSRGKLEEMIYDPVTGVMLNGNLLDYKIAGIKDIGPIGTILVETGMGYGPYGLVGIGEDIATVMPGLLAPAIYNAIRVWIEDFPITPDKVLNALGKL
- a CDS encoding (2Fe-2S)-binding protein codes for the protein MSKETRTFTCPYCGDSHDTQDGLKSHVFKSHKGRGLPTAEGRIKLIINKAEHSFLVEPNWTLYYLIHDVLGLTGSKQFCDRGACSSCTMIVDGKPVLSCMMLAIECDGKTVETVEGIAADGHPLIEAYVNNHAMQCGYCTPGFVVASKALLDRNQDPTEEEVMAALSGNLCRCGTYPQHPIAVKEAAAKMKAAK